The proteins below come from a single Kosakonia sp. SMBL-WEM22 genomic window:
- the galE gene encoding UDP-glucose 4-epimerase GalE produces the protein MRVLVTGGSGYIGSHTCVQLLQNGHDVIILDNLCNSKRSVLNQIERFGGKRALFVEGDIRDEALLAEILHDHAIEAVIHFAGLKAVGESVAKPLEYYDNNVNGTLRLINAMRAANVKNFIFSSSATVYGDQPKIPYAESFPTGTPQSPYGKSKLMVEQILTDLQKAQPEWSIALLRYFNPVGAHPSGDMGEDPQGIPNNLMPYIAQVAVGRRESLAVFGNDYPTEDGTGVRDYIHVMDLADGHVAAMQQLAGKPGVHIYNLGAGVGSSVLDVINAFSKACGKQIAWHFAPRRDGDLPAYWADATKADKELNWRVTRTLDEMAEDTWRWQSRHPQGYPD, from the coding sequence ATGCGAGTTCTGGTTACTGGTGGTAGCGGTTACATAGGAAGCCACACATGTGTGCAACTGCTGCAAAACGGTCACGACGTTATCATTCTCGACAACCTCTGCAACAGTAAGCGCAGCGTGCTTAACCAGATTGAGCGCTTTGGCGGTAAACGGGCTCTCTTCGTCGAGGGCGATATTCGTGATGAAGCGCTGCTGGCCGAGATCCTGCACGATCACGCCATTGAAGCGGTGATCCACTTCGCCGGGCTGAAGGCCGTCGGCGAATCCGTTGCCAAACCGCTGGAGTATTACGACAACAACGTCAACGGCACGCTGCGCCTGATTAACGCCATGCGCGCCGCCAATGTGAAGAACTTTATCTTTAGCTCCTCGGCAACCGTCTATGGCGATCAGCCGAAAATTCCGTATGCCGAAAGCTTCCCGACCGGTACGCCACAAAGCCCATACGGTAAAAGCAAACTGATGGTTGAGCAGATACTCACCGACCTGCAGAAAGCGCAGCCGGAGTGGAGCATTGCGCTGCTGCGCTACTTCAACCCGGTAGGCGCGCATCCGTCAGGCGATATGGGTGAAGATCCGCAGGGGATTCCAAACAACTTAATGCCCTATATCGCCCAGGTGGCGGTGGGCCGTCGCGAATCGCTGGCGGTGTTCGGCAATGATTACCCGACAGAAGATGGCACCGGCGTGCGCGACTATATCCACGTGATGGATCTGGCCGACGGCCACGTGGCCGCCATGCAGCAGCTCGCAGGCAAACCGGGCGTGCATATTTACAACCTCGGTGCCGGCGTCGGCAGCAGCGTGCTTGATGTAATTAACGCCTTCAGCAAAGCCTGCGGCAAACAAATTGCCTGGCACTTCGCGCCGCGCCGTGACGGCGATCTCCCGGCCTACTGGGCAGACGCCACCAAAGCCGACAAAGAGCTGAACTGGCGCGTAACACGCACCCTTGATGAAATGGCAGAAGATACCTGGCGCTGGCAGTCACGCCATCCGCAGGGCTATCCCGATTAA
- a CDS encoding site-2 protease family protein, translated as MKLLFLLFKGATLGKLLLSGGTMLLSVATYALAFGWPYATGLVALLFCHELGHYLAARQRNLPVGLPMFIPFVGAWVALKEAFPDAETEAWVGIAGPLLGSLAALGCYYLAEYLDSSMLMAVAYAGFFLNLFNLIPIPPLDGGRITVAISRKIWYLGIPLLLGFFYLHPSPLLLIVCLLAASQIWARRKETPNLTALTPGKRLEYTLLYFGLIAWLSLMTYNLHGALASFR; from the coding sequence ATGAAGCTGCTGTTTCTGCTGTTTAAAGGTGCGACCCTCGGCAAGCTGCTGCTTTCCGGGGGGACGATGTTGCTGTCGGTGGCGACCTATGCGCTGGCCTTCGGCTGGCCCTACGCCACCGGGTTGGTTGCGCTGCTCTTTTGTCATGAGCTGGGCCACTATCTTGCGGCGCGCCAGCGTAACTTGCCGGTGGGTCTGCCGATGTTTATCCCTTTCGTCGGTGCCTGGGTGGCGCTGAAAGAGGCGTTTCCCGATGCCGAGACGGAAGCATGGGTCGGGATTGCCGGTCCTCTGCTCGGCTCGCTCGCCGCGCTCGGCTGCTACTATCTGGCGGAGTACCTCGACAGTTCGATGCTGATGGCGGTGGCTTACGCCGGTTTTTTCCTCAATCTTTTTAACCTGATCCCGATTCCGCCCCTTGATGGCGGGCGCATTACCGTCGCCATTTCACGCAAGATTTGGTACCTCGGTATCCCGCTACTACTTGGTTTCTTTTATCTCCATCCTAGCCCGCTGCTGCTGATTGTCTGCCTGCTGGCGGCTTCGCAAATCTGGGCGCGGCGCAAAGAAACACCCAATTTAACCGCACTCACCCCTGGCAAACGTCTGGAATATACCCTTTTGTACTTTGGGCTGATTGCCTGGCTCTCCCTGATGACCTATAACCTCCACGGGGCGCTGGCCAGCTTTCGCTGA
- a CDS encoding DUF2167 domain-containing protein has protein sequence MTQYLSLPRALTLVAALCFGFSTLSFAEEAAPDPNEAKINQAVENMQRVSVPGPHKVSLGNQAVLNLPAGFTYIPPAQAAAFMRELGNQVDESAFYGLVFNDAISGFVSIEYDNAGYIKDDDAKDWDAAELLSNLQEGTKEGNKMRSEKGIPPIEVVGWVEKPSYDAATHRLIWSAAIRDIGSNVPLKEQGVNYNTYLLGREGYLSLNLVTDRGTVEQEKPLAKTLLNAVTFNDGKKYSDFNASTDKIAEYGLAALIGGLAAKKLGLLAIIGVTLLKFWKLALIALAGAGVGIKKLLFRKKNDKSKIVE, from the coding sequence ATGACTCAATATCTCTCCCTCCCCCGCGCCCTGACGCTGGTCGCGGCGCTCTGCTTTGGTTTCAGTACGCTAAGTTTTGCCGAAGAGGCAGCACCGGACCCTAACGAAGCAAAAATTAACCAGGCCGTAGAGAACATGCAGCGCGTGAGCGTGCCTGGCCCACATAAAGTCAGTCTGGGTAACCAGGCAGTACTCAACCTCCCGGCCGGTTTTACCTATATTCCCCCGGCGCAGGCAGCGGCATTTATGCGCGAACTGGGCAACCAGGTTGATGAAAGCGCCTTTTACGGGCTGGTATTCAACGATGCGATTTCTGGATTCGTCTCTATCGAATATGACAATGCCGGTTATATCAAAGATGACGATGCCAAAGACTGGGACGCGGCCGAACTGCTGAGCAATCTGCAGGAGGGAACCAAAGAGGGCAACAAGATGCGCAGCGAGAAAGGCATTCCGCCCATCGAAGTGGTCGGCTGGGTTGAGAAGCCGAGCTATGACGCGGCAACGCATCGCCTCATCTGGTCAGCTGCAATTCGCGACATCGGCAGTAACGTCCCGCTGAAGGAGCAAGGCGTGAACTACAACACCTACCTGCTCGGTCGTGAAGGCTATCTCTCGCTGAACCTGGTGACCGATCGCGGTACTGTGGAGCAAGAGAAGCCGCTGGCGAAAACCCTGCTTAACGCTGTGACCTTTAACGACGGCAAAAAGTACAGCGACTTTAACGCCTCAACCGACAAGATCGCCGAGTATGGTCTGGCGGCGCTGATCGGCGGCCTGGCGGCGAAGAAACTCGGTCTGCTGGCGATTATCGGCGTGACGCTACTGAAGTTCTGGAAACTGGCGCTGATTGCCCTGGCCGGCGCGGGCGTTGGCATCAAGAAGCTGCTGTTCCGCAAAAAGAACGACAAATCTAAGATCGTCGAATAA